The following are encoded together in the Malaya genurostris strain Urasoe2022 chromosome 3, Malgen_1.1, whole genome shotgun sequence genome:
- the LOC131436095 gene encoding zinc finger protein ZFP2-like, translating into MTACTDELNFFEICRGCMVKTQKMRPLFGSSLDSMLMAVTDVKVAENDGYPSQMCVQCVLQVSRAFTFKQQCEKTDATLKEYIGRATIIVENIESVSDIALESKLNEIQHSEMQLLTNEESQQIAHQPKNPVNECVFILRSVGSEEEKQIVHTLSNSFVLSTMDIQEESEIMNINEDLKFITSFNLNSNVLECSTLDENIPDDHYEAGSSCNLDNDVKVESLIEGPNEHPPDTMFRCAVCLEDFSSKSSLEKHSCSTCTDEPRKNKTNVSVQHNTEEAPPPPYDCSISRRFECGVCNKKFSDSSKLRRHSRTHLIDKPHVCKLCGMSFAESSNLTKHHRKHTGELRNVIGKPNLCSVCGKRFKWTTSLSKHMKHHTKRKLFVCPYQNCNKYYVEQRSLDIHKFSHDGQKPFACSYCNKRFTQKCNLQKHERVHTGEKPFKCNVCYKSFTQSGYLVIHQRIHSREKPYDCKECGKQFTASNALTVHNRSHSGERPYGCDVCGKRFSRQETLTIHKNRKHWNEKPHVCTLCSSKFDSTESLTEHMKSNHGDRYYHMCPTCGKVFASMQSLKNHQRIHLKHGETSESQPQPLIQFVVDQELVVQTDNTSSG; encoded by the exons ATGACTGCTTGTACGGATGAACTCAATTTCTTTGAAATATGTCGAGGATGTATGGTTAAAACGCAAAAAATGCGTCCTCTGTTTGGTTCCAGTCTAGACTCGATGTTGATGGCAGTGACCGATGTGAAA GTGGCTGAAAACGATGGATATCCATCGCAAATGTGCGTACAATGTGTGCTGCAGGTCAGCAGGGCTTTTACATTCAAACAACAATGCGAAAAAACGGATGCCACCTTGAAGGAATACATAGGCAGAGCAACGATTATTGTGGAGAACATAGAGTCAGTATCTGATATAGCTCTCGAAAgtaaattgaacgaaatccagcATTCGGAAATGCAGCTTTTAACAAATGAGGAGAGCCAACAAATTGCGCATCAACCTAAAAATCCTGTCAATGAATGTGTTTTCATACTGCGATCTGTTGGAagcgaagaagaaaaacaaattgTGCACACCTTGTCTAACAGTTTCGTACTATCTACAATGGATATACAAGAAGAATCCGAAATAATGAATATCAAtgaagatttaaaattcattacTTCTTTCAATCTGAATTCCAACGTTCTAGAGTGCAGCACCCTTGATGAAAATATACCGGATGATCACTACG AGGCTGGTAGTTCCTGTAATCTTGATAACGATGTTAAAGTGGAATCTTTGATAGAAGGACCTAACGAACATCCTCCCGATACTATGTTCAGATGTGCAGTATGTTTGGAAGATTTCTCATCTAAAAGCTCTTTGGAG AAACATTCTTGTTCGACTTGCACCGATGAACccagaaaaaataaaacgaacGTTTCAGTTCAACATAACACAGAGGAAGCTCCTCCACCACCCTATGACTGTTCTATTTCAAGACGCTTCGAATGCGGCGTATGCAACAAAAAATTTTCGGATTCCAGTAAATTGCGT CGTCACTCTCGGACTCATCTAATTGACAAACCACATGTTTGCAAACTATGTGGAATGTCGTTTGCCGAGAGTTCCAATCTAACCAAGCACCACCGAAAACATACCGGCGAATTGAGAAATGTAATAGGCAAACCGAACCTGTGCTCTGTGTGTGGCAAACGATTTAAGTGGACAACATCGCTGTCGAAACATATGAAGCATCACACCAAACGAAAGCTATTCGTGTGCCCGTATCAAAATTGCAATAAGTACTATGTGGAACAACGGTCATTGGATATTCACAAGTTTTCGCATGATGGTCAGAAACCTTTTGCGTGCAGTTATTGCAATAAACGTTTTACACAGAAATGCAACTTGCAAAAACACGAACGTGTGCACACCG GAGAAAAGCCGTTTaaatgtaacgtttgttataaaAGCTTTACGCAGAGTGGTTATCTAGTCATTCATCAACGAATACATAGCCGAGAAAAACCATATGATTGCAAAGAATGTG GAAAACAATTTACCGCTTCCAACGCGTTGACAGTTCATAATCGCTCGCATAGTGGAGAACGTCCGTATGGCTGTGATGTATGTGGCAAGCGCTTTTCTCGACAGGAGACGTTGACGATTCACAAAAACCGAAAGCATTGGAATGAAAAGCCACACGTTTGTACGCTGTGTTCTTCGAAATTTGATTCAACCGAATCATTAACGGAACACATGAAAAGTAACCATGGTGATCGGTACTATCACATGTGCCCCACTTGTGGGAAAGTATTCGCTTCCATGCAAAGTTTGAAG AATCATCAAAGGATTCATCTCAAACATGGAGAGACATCCGAGAGTCAGCCCCAACCATTGATCCAGTTTGTAGTCGACCAAGAACTTGTTGTTCAAACGGACAATACATCAAGCGGATAA